The genomic DNA acacacacacacacaaacaaagaatgTGTCGCCAATTTAACATGAATCCTGGAGTTATGAGTTGGCatttaaaaattctgaaaatgaaacaaaagaaatagaaaagcaCTCGTAGAGCGCAGActtccgccaagcagctcatttccacccattatAGGGGCCTacacgcatgctgaaaatcgcccaattATTTCCCAATATTAAAGTCTTTTGCTTACGgcatcagcttccagctacgCGGCGCCTCGACCGCCCGATCAGCAGAGCACGCGCTTTAGCgagtatgcaaacctcaaattcGCGCTGCTttaactcccaagttcattgacccgaTCTGCCCAAAAGATCAATTAAATCGTTTTCAAAATAATTCcctgatcactaccaaaatggAACCGTATGTTCCTTCTGTCATTAAAAACTTTTCCtacaagtttcattcaaatctgttcacgactttttgagttatcgtgcaaacagacaaaccaacgtcGATGATCACAAAATGTCTTCCTTCCTTGGCAGAGATAATAATGTATGAACAAAATAAGCTCAAATGAAAGCGATTTATTTTCTCTAACTTATGAGATGCTAAACCACGCAATTATACAGTAATATATGTCGTTTACCATCCTTTCCatctgtttctctctcccttGCTCCCACCAGTCGTCCATCATGAGAGTTCGAGGAAGATTGCTGGAATGTCGCCCTCTTGTGCTGTGTGTCATGACAACAATACTTCTGCTAGTCCTACTGCTCGCCGGACAAACTGCGGTGACGATATCTTCGAGCGGTTCTCTGCAATTCCCCTGGCGGTCACGAGCAGGAGTTTATCCGCCGACAAATGACGACAAGAACGTAAATGATAGAGAAGGATCACCGTCGAACGGAGCTGGATATTTCGAGAATGTTTCAGAGCAAAATCTGACAAGGAGATCGCGTATCACTTATCCCCCAAACATCCAGTGTAATCAAACAGGTAGCTTCAACACTGGCATCGTCACCCTCGACTGCAGACGACGCCTTCCTCGAGTCATCTGCATCGGCGCCAAAAAGTGTGGTACGGGTGCGGTGACGTTTTTCCTCAAGACTCATCCCGCCGTTGTCACCAGTACTCGAGGAGAGGTCCACTTCTGGGACAGGCATCAGGCCAAAGGGCTGGCTTGGTACCGCAGGATGATGTCCGTGTCTTCTCAGTACCAAGTTACCATGGAAACATCTCCGGCTTACTTTGTTGCAGACCGTGCACCCTTGGATATCGCCAGGGAACTTTCGGCGTCCACGAAGCTTCTACTCATTCTCAGAGACCCGGTCACCCGAGCTGTCTCGGACTACACTCATGTCGTTACGAGGTATCCGCATTTGCCTTATGAGGACTTGCATAAATTTCGCATGAACAGGCCAGTTTATCCCCATAGAAACATCGATTACATCATCAACAAGACTTTCGAGGAGAGTGTTTTAAAGATTAACGGAGAGGTTAATACTGATAATGCTCTTGTTTTTACTGGCATCTACATATATCATTTAAGAGAATGGCTCAAGGTGTTTCCACTTGAACAAATATTCATTATCGACGGAGAAGAATTTGTTCGGGATCCGCTTCCACAGCTCAAAGCGATTGAATCGTTTTTGGGTGTATCTAGTCATTTCAGCCAGAGGGACATTTACTTTGATGAGATAAAAGGTTTCTACTGTCTCGCCAGACCGATGCGTCGCTGTCAGGGCGAGTTTAAAGGTAGAACGCACCCGAAGGTGACCAGTAGCGTGCTGCAAAAATTGCGCGAATTTTATAGACCATACAACATGCAACTGGAGGCGTTATTGGGAAGAACGTTTTCATGGGATTCCTGAGATACATTAACATCTCTgtttaaatcaatgattacaGTTATGTATCCTTCTGCAGTACGGTATTCTGTTCCTTCTTTCTGCGGCGGatgacaaattttgaattgCCCTGTAATTACCTCATATTTAACAAACCGAAGATAAACACATGTAAGTCGATATCATAACATTTCACCTCAGTGCTCAGTAATGTGCAATGTTATTATATCGAGCGTAGTGATTATTAATTACGATCACGTGGTTACAGCAGCTGATTTTCCCCGAATTCCGTCATGTGTaaatacaaatttcataaaatgatGGGAGCAGattcaccaccaccacaagCCACCAAGAGGCCTATAATAGTGGAAGCTGACACTTGTTTAGGAGTAAACGTTGCCCAGTGAGGAATTCTTCTGAGATGGCTGATTTTTAACATGCTGACCGAACTTCATGTGTATTCCTGTCCAAATTGCTGGTTAACCCCTTTCCAACTTCTGATTTGATAGAGTTTGGTAGGTGGCAAGTAAAAACTGGGTCAAAATGTCTTATTTGAAATGGTATTGCCATCAGCGTgtgtgaaagattttttttaaagtatactAGTAACAAATTTGTACAAATAAATTCATATGATTATATTTCTTCTTCCCACGAGACGTGTTTCCTGTTTCAAAGTTAGGCCAGTGTCAGTGTTTCTAGGACGCGTTAATGAAGTTGATAATGCTGTGACTTATCTCTTGACATGACAGATTAACGAAGTTGCAACTAAGATTTAATCCTGGATAGTATGCATATCATTGGGAcacgtgtgtgtgcgcgcgcttgTAATGACGTGTGTTCATGAataatgtgtgcatgtgtgtgtgtgtgtgtgtgtgtatgcatctttatattatgtgtgtatttCAAGCAGGGAAGTGGAGAGTCTTTCCACCTCACTATTCTAAGTATGGAGATGACATAAGACATCAATCACCTTACAAAACACTTTTAACTCATCGTCCACGACTAGTAACTTTCACCAATTCCAGCCTTACACACGACCAAATTTCAGCAAGAAGCAAATATTGCTCAACAGCACGAAGCACGAGgtatcggatttttttttttttttttgagaaaactTAGCTTTTAATTCGTCGATTTGCATTTTCTTCCAACTTATAAAAGTTTGGCATAggtatcatcataattatgtctAGTTCCCCTGCCTCGGTTTTCCTTGTGCGTAGCACGTGTTACCCCTGTTAGCTTATAATAAGTGAAAAATCACCTTATTGTAAGAAGAAGGTAGATGTGTTTTGGAAGCCTGGTAAACCGATATTGAGGCTGGCTTGAAACGTTAAGTAGGAATTAGTATTGTATTTGCCAAATTTCTTGTTTCGTTAGCTACTGTCAAGATTCAGATCAAGAATGCATATTGCTTTGGACAATTTCCAGAATGTTTTCCTTGAGCGATTCAAAAATATGTATCGGAAACCTCGGAAAGCAACTCTATGACTAACTGGCAAACCCACAACCATCTCATTATTGTATTTTCGATCTTCGAGGTGTAGTTGTAAGCAATGAAGGTGGAGATGATAGCCAGCGACATTaaaaacataacaatgtcggcgGTGTCTTCTTGATCAACAGCTTCTAATTTGGCCGCTCTCCGAGGGAAAGAAAGAGTCTCTGTGGATTGCATTTCACTGTCGTCTTCTTCCGTCGAGGTATTTGCATCGATTCTCCTGGGGTGAGAAGATTGTTCTTCCTGTAGCAGCACGTCAGGAAAGGATTTAGAAAGTACGTGCCTACACGTCTCGTCTCGCGGGATATCTTCAACCTCCTGAATCTTCAGAGACCCCTTCGCAGATTGACATGGACTGCGATTCTCAAGATCGTTATTGGTGTTCTTGCTAGCGTATGGTGGAGATGGATTTTCATCGATTATGTTTCTGAGGCTGCTTTCGCAAATGTTGATGTTGTCTAGAAGGTTTTTGATCAagttatcatcaacatcactgGGAGGTGGGAATGGGTAGAAGCCATCGTCATATTCAGTGATCTTGGGAACTTGTACTTTGATGGGTTCCTGAAGTAAGCAGGGCACTGGTGAGACAACTAGACTGTTGACGATAACATCTGCACTGTCGTATTCGGACGAAATTAGTTCACTTTCAAGTTCCTCTTGGGGAGGTGTTTGATCATCTTCCCATGCCCCTGTTTCTTCAGCACTCTTGGCTACCTCAGGTGAAGCACCACTGGGAACCTGATCTTCTAAGACTAAATCAGAAGAGCTTTCTGTTACAGAAGAAGAGGAACTGCAGCAAATGCCGCCTTCACTGTACTGATCTATCATGTAGTTGTCGGAGGTCAATGTGACACCAGTTCCTTCAGTCAGCGAAGTGCTTCTTAAGAAAGATAGGTCACCGTCATAGGCGACGTCATTCTGGAATGGAGTGTGTTCAGTCATTCTGGTTCCATCAAGGTCAAACATATTTGGAATTTCATTTGGAGGCTGGAATTCATTAGAGACAGCCTGATCGCCCCTAAATCCGTCTTCGTTATTTGATGGCGCAGTCGGGCCTGTAATGACATCATCTCCATTTCCTTCAATATTCGAAGAGTTGATGGCTCCCTCGCCAAAGTCAAAAGCGTATTCAGTTCTATCTCGGATGGCGCCACAGTCGTTGTTTTCCTTCGTAGAATCCCCTTCCTCGTTAACTGAAGTATGCTCACGAATATCCATATCGTTTGTAGCCAGCTGTTGGTCGATAGCAATAACTTTCGCGTTAGCAAGTTCGAATGAGTTGCGTTTTTTATTGTCGTTCTCTTGTTCATTCTGCTCCCAAATATCAACTGCGACAATCTTCATTATCCGCCATCTTCCTGTATCGTTCCGCAAGTTTGGGGTGACTTCCTCGTATTCTTCGTCAGGAGACGACATATCGCTGCTATCGTTTTCTGAAACACGTCCATCCAGATATTGGTCTGGGTGGACATCAAGTAAAGATTCATATTGATATCGGTCATCTTCAGTTGATTctgttgatgatgatattgcCATGACTGGTTCCTCAGGCATCGTTGCAGGTTTCATCTCCGAAGTGGATACGGACAACAGCTCAGCAGAGGATCTCTCCTCGCTCACGGCGCCCACGGTAGGcctatcattttctttcaatatgCCGCCGAGACTGCCATTGTATTCTGATTGGTCAAACTGCTGTCCATCACAAGCCATACTTCGTACAGACCGATTGTCAAGGCACTCCTCTGTTCCGGTCTGTGTTCCTGTCGAGGAGATGACAGAAGCTGGCGATTGGTCGCCGTGTGCGGCGACAGGGACCCGAACATGCCCTGTTTCCACAGAGCAGATTTCAGTCAAGTCAGAGAGAAATGTTTTTACTTCGTCCATCAAATTACCTGTTGTGCTGTTGGGGGTGGTGGTGTCGCGGATGCTGTTTTCGCTGGCGATAGATTCTGAAGCCTGTTCAGTTTCTTGTAGTAAGTGAGAATCATCAGCAGAATTATCGCTGTAAATGATACTTCTGCAGTGCTCTGTTTCGTTATTCGATGATAATTTTTCCTCTGAACATGAAGATGTTAAACTTGTGATATCAATATCTGAAACGTCGATGTCCATGTAAGTTTGTGTGTGAAACCCGATCGGAAAGTTCTCAATGACATCAGGTGAAAATACATATTCGTGAGGGTCATTTTCACTTTGTTCTGTGGATGTTGATAAGGTTGCCATGACTGGTTTCTCAAGAGCCATCGCGGGTTGCTCCTCCTGAGTTGCTGCAGATAATCTTTCCTCCTTCACAGCATCCAAGCTTTCGTTTTCTTCCAAAGTACATTCGAGATGGTCACTAATCTCCGAATGATCCAACATCTGTCTATCACCAGGCACGCTTTGAGCAGGCCGGCAGGCAGAACTCTCCTCTATTTCGGTCTGTGTTCCTGTCGAGGAGATGGCAGATGCTGGCGGTTGGTCGCCATGCGCAGCAACAGGGATCCGGACGTACCCTTTCTCCCGGGTGCAGACTTCAGTCAATTCTGAGATTAACGTCTTCACTTCGTTCACCAAACGAAAGCCTGTTACGCTGTTTCGGGTGATGGTGTCACCAGTTTCATTTCGGCTGTTGGTAAACTCTACGACTGAACATCCGTCAAGAGTTTGacctgtttcattttccatttttggTGACCCACAAGTGGTATTTGCAAAAGCTTCCACAACAGTTTCTTCACTGCagctgtctctctctctctgcccaATGGATGCCGAGTCGCTCTCTGAGGAAATTGACATGTCATCTGACGCTCTGGTTTCTGTGTCTTCTTCACTTTCCCTACTAAGCGACACTTTACAACTTTCTGCTTCCTCAGTGTCAAGATCTACATAAACGGAAGAACAGTATTCACTGTTGTCAGAGGGGGATGACTCCTCTCTTGCTATCAAATCGACTCTTGCTTCTGAGGTCACGCATTCGTAGGCAGATGTTAGCCACGAATCGTCATTGTATTCGTCGCTGGCCAGTTGATAGAAATCGGAACTCTTGACTATGTCGGCAGCAATTTCATCCCGTAGTATGGATGCTTCTTGTGTCCCCTCTCCGTTTCCCTCATTTATGATCCCTGACACAGATACTGAGCCACCGCTTCGAGTCCTCCCTGTCATCCGCCGGAGAGCCAGTTCTTCGGCGTGATCTTCGGCTGCAAAACTACGCCTCAAGTGTGGTTCTTCGGGATATTTCGTTGACTCTCGGAGGTATGCGGCAAAACAAGGGTCTTCTCTACGGTCTGTTTCTTCTTGCTGAAAGACAGATACACACGCCATATATCATGCATCATGGAAAGTTATACCAATACGAGAAAAGGACGTCAAAATCGACATTTTATGAGCACAAGATGGCGTATTGATATTCTACGCACAGAAAAGATTTAGCCACTAGTGTCTTATTGTGTGTCCTTTTAGTGTCATATTGTAATCTTAGTATTGTGTGCATCTTCAGAGTGTCGTTGTATCCCCCGCGTAACAGTGGCATATCTACACACCCATTTAGTGTACATACCAGGCTGCACTTGTGCGACAAGGGCTTATTTGCTAGCTCtcatttcactatttttttttcccaatgaAAATTATATAGACTAAAATCTGAATtctcacacacaaaaagcaAGGTCAAGATTCTCACTTAACAGTCATTATTGTTGCCATGAATAGAAGCTGCCTCTACACTTTATCGGGCACAGTGAATTCGTCGACTAATcagaaacaaatcacatgtgcATCTATAACTTTGTTGACAATATATTCCaaaaattgtaatttcattATCAAATTTCTAATCGACATTCTGACTGAATTCGAACGATGCAAAACAATGTTAGCGACTACGTCAAACAATTTAGATGAAATATAAGCTGACTCTTACCGAAGATGGGTAAGCGTTGTCAGCGTCCGGCACACAAGACCTTGTGAAATAATGCATGTACGATATTTGGGGTATAAGATACACAAgcataatatataattatgcatgtgtgtgtaactAAGAATATAAAtgcaagaaatacatgtatcaatttttATCAGTTTGAGCTATTTTAGATTAAAGCTGATAGAAAActaagaaaatggaaaaaaaatgtatgatgagTCTGAAAACAATATTTCGAAGATATTTCTCGTTATGTTagtattcaaatattcaaatatacgcgtgtttgtatatttgcatatctatatctatatagatatgataaaatatatatacttcCTTACATAGTTGAAAGACATGAGACGGGTTTAATTACTTCTTGGCATATTTGGGAAAGTCGTGAACTAACGTTTCCAATTCTTTCCGAGATTTGAAATAACTCGATCCACTATAATCTCACATTAAGATAAATAAATGCCTCTGTAAACATGTACAGGGCACATACACATTATTATTAATACATCTACATGATACCCGGTACCAGAGTAAGAGTTGTTATCTTGTCCTATTCAAATTTGCAAAGTTGCGGCAACTTTGAATCTTACAGCATATCTTATACAGTGtattggagaaagaaaagaagaaactgGTGAAGTGCATGAACTTCCAACAGATTACAAAGACATTATAGAAAATAAAAGATGCCAATCTGAAAGAGAAACAGCATCCATAACTTTTAAAAAGGTGTTGCTAATTGAAGAATTGcatgtaaattttgaaattacCAGCCTCTTTAACATCTGCAaccgaaacaaacaaaaggtaAAGAGAAATATTTTCCTTCCGAATGAACACCAACgatgaataataaaaatagtaatTACTAGTAAACGAAGAAATAAAATACTAAGCCACAAAAGTGCGTTTCTTCGCTTAATGGGTCAACAGTTGATGACTTGGGAGTGTTAAGACTCTTCCGTCTTTGTCATTATGTTTAATTTCTATGAACTGATGTTGACATAGCtatgtttgtttcttctcaACTGGACTCCGCCGATATAAAGGGGGAACATACGTCCCATAGCAACCATCAATTAAGATTTACAGTGCCAGTTTCCTTTGCCCAAGTAATGGAAAAAATATTGCAGGTTTTAACAGTGTTTAACGCGTCGGAGTTGCGAAGCAGGATTACGTTGGCAATTTTGTTTCTTGCTCGTTATATTTGCTGCGCGGTCAATCACACGACCTGTCCATATTCTTTTACAGTAAATAACTAATTACGTTGGTCGTTTGTTGACTCTTATAATTACATCGATGAAGCTTTGAGTACTCACTTGGTTTGGTGAATGTCGGCGATCACACTTGCGCAGCACGGGATTTCATCGTGAGAGAGTGACGAAGATTCGACCGAAGTACGGGATTGTAAGCACACCGCGGTGCGCTCTCTATAAATGCTGAAATTCGAGAGAAGTCAGTTATTCTTTTACTTCTCTTTTGACATAGGAACTGACGAGCAcacgcccccctccccccaaaaaaatagtaataatgataatgaataattaAATAACAATTGATCATAAAATAACCATATATGATGCGGTCTTGGATGTGTTAGTCATTTACAACTAACACATGTAGGATAGTATCCTATAAAGTGTAATGATATTGTTTCAAGAGatatattttactgaaaatgagagaagggagaaaatgcaagagagaaagaaagagagaatacaCAACAGAGGAGAATTCTCAAAGTATGTAGCTATGAAGAAGAATATATCTAAGAGACTGGGTGATATATTTGGAGAGTTATTCTATATTAGTGAAAAGAAGCAGGAGACTTGATTGCCTTGTGACAACAGATGATAATTATACAAGGGCCTCAAAAGTCGAATGACTATGATGGAGTCACTCAACTGATGGCAATGAttacttaaccctaaaaaggccggggggggggggggttgaatcaaccccggGCCCTCGACATTTTTCGCGACTAATCCAccgcgtgatttttttttttttttttttttggaccgcgccgttcgctgactttttactttcaagtttcGCACATCTTTTGGCACCATTTACGCGAAAATCACGCATACCATTATGACGCTGCACCTTTTATACCTGCCtgtcagaccaaaaatggctcaaaaacgtgattttgtgtataaagtctatgcaaatggagttttctcacctgattcataaagatatgattattttcactttcatatgcttaaatcaattaatttttgcatgattatgcttgaaataggttctgtcataaattttgcgaaaaaacccgaaaacaaaaggtcgaaaaactaGGAAAAAACatcagaaattcataaaacaatataatACATAAGAAgttaattttgataccagatttATTTTTCGACTACATTGTTAGGAATGATACAAAGAATGTTAccaccaaaaattaggattctaggagctttactttctgatttagagcaaaatgtatgattttatgcatatattagcataattaattatGCTGAAAAGTTTCGTGTCTTTATGTATAGTTA from Diadema setosum chromosome 9, eeDiaSeto1, whole genome shotgun sequence includes the following:
- the LOC140232617 gene encoding heparan sulfate glucosamine 3-O-sulfotransferase 1-like, giving the protein MRVRGRLLECRPLVLCVMTTILLLVLLLAGQTAVTISSSGSLQFPWRSRAGVYPPTNDDKNVNDREGSPSNGAGYFENVSEQNLTRRSRITYPPNIQCNQTGSFNTGIVTLDCRRRLPRVICIGAKKCGTGAVTFFLKTHPAVVTSTRGEVHFWDRHQAKGLAWYRRMMSVSSQYQVTMETSPAYFVADRAPLDIARELSASTKLLLILRDPVTRAVSDYTHVVTRYPHLPYEDLHKFRMNRPVYPHRNIDYIINKTFEESVLKINGEVNTDNALVFTGIYIYHLREWLKVFPLEQIFIIDGEEFVRDPLPQLKAIESFLGVSSHFSQRDIYFDEIKGFYCLARPMRRCQGEFKGRTHPKVTSSVLQKLREFYRPYNMQLEALLGRTFSWDS